From a single Phaenicophaeus curvirostris isolate KB17595 chromosome 23, BPBGC_Pcur_1.0, whole genome shotgun sequence genomic region:
- the ADGRB2 gene encoding adhesion G protein-coupled receptor B2 isoform X3: MTAAGPLLLAVISSLLWLTRSFDPAPSACSALASGVLYGSFSLKDLFPTISSGCSWTLENPDPTKYSLYLRFNREEQVCTHFSPMVLPLDHYLANYTCDPRGEATSPSPARQRPDHEEEEEEEAELELCEDAGPFTFLHFDKNFVQLCLAAEPEAAPRLLAPQALEFRFVEVLLINNNNSSQFTCSVLCRWLEECLQAPGARRCGFTHAGCSCQAESPPAPRRNGTRHAARTPAPPPSASDCCPTDLHSANANEFDLPRVPHGNAVEENQKVKTQWPRSADEPGVYMAQTGDPAAEEWSQWSVCSLTCGQGSQVRTRSCVSSPYGTLCSGLLRETRTCNNTATCPVHGAWQEWSPWSLCSVTCGRGARTRTRRCVAPRRGGKACEGPELQAKPCNIASCPVEGQWLEWGAWSRCSVTCANGTQQRTRKCSVAAHGWAECRGAHADARECSNPTCPTDSKWGPWNHWSLCSKTCDTGWQRRFRMCEGTGVQGYPCEGTGEEVKTCNEKKCPAYHEMCKDEYVMLMTWKKTAAGEIIYNKCPPNATGSASRRCLLSPHGVAYWGVPSFARCISHEYRYLHLSLREHLAKGQRVLAGEGMSQVVRSLLELMARKTYYSGDLLFSVEILRNVTDTFKRATYIPSSEDVQRFFQVVSYMVDVENRDKWEDAQQVSPGSVHLMKVVEDFIHLVGDALMAFQSSLIVTDNLVISIQREPVSAVSSDINFPMKGRRGMKDWARSSEDKLFIPREVLSLASAETDESSYFVIGAVLYRTLGLILPPPRTPLAVTSKVLMVTVRPPTKPAEPLVLVELSHIINGTSHPQCVTWDYTRTDAGLGNWDTESCQTLETLPAHTKCQCRQLATFAVLAQLPRDLAMDPSGTPSVPLMIGCAVSCMALLTLLVIYAAFWRFIKSERSIILLNFCVSILASNILILVGQSQMLSKGVCTMTAAFLHFFFLSSFCWVLTEAWQSYLAVIGRIRTRLVRKRFLCLGWGLPALVVAVSVGFTRTKGYGTASYCWLSLEGGLLYAFVGPAAVIVLVNMLVGIIVFNKLMSRDGISDKSKKQRAGASLWSSCVVLPLLALTWMSAVLAMTDRRSILFQVLFAVFNSVQGFVIITVHGFLRREVQDVVKCQMGGCRSEENENSPDSCKNGQVQILTDFEKDVDLACQTVLFKEVNTCNPATITGTLSRISLDGDEDPKLNTTSEGGLGFSSLPGNIPPASILVQVPKMTPNVVAGLSELGEPPAQPLSLDTPGPVYLCTESSLRPVEYGWLRAPEPPRESDYMVLPRRTSSLKPFQREEGTLGPSAEEGVPGGTGRPAAEGDVYPGFVAVDHVNVNLNQPYGTMKAPYGLQFKQHPTVRQILASELSERSRTMPRTVPGSAMKVGSLERKRLRYSDLDFEKVMHTRKRHSELYHELNQKFHTLDRYRAPAAGSSKREKRWSVSSGGGEKSTANDAASSGEQQPQAPAAPPKPWSTFKAMTLGSLPSAHRDRLELRCTDWEVPCAGLDAADGDFQTEV; this comes from the exons GCTTTGTGAGGACGCGGGGCCCTTCACCTTCCTGCATTTCGACAAGAACTTTGTGCAGCTCTGCCTGGCGGCCGAGCCTGAGGCGGCCCCTCGCCTCCTGGCTCCCCAGGCCCTGGAATTCCGTTTCGTGGAGGTGCTTCtcatcaacaacaacaactcCAGCCAGTTCACCTGCAGCGTGCTCTGCCGCTGGCTGGAGGAGTGTCTGCAGGCGCCTGGCGCCCGCCGCTGCGGCTTCACCCATGCCGGCTGCAGCTGCCAAGCGGAGAGCCCGCCGGCACCGCGGCGCAACGGCACGCGGCACGCTGCCCGcacgcccgccccgccgccctccGCCAGCGACTGCTGCCCCACCGACCTGCATTCTGCGAATGCCAACGAGTTCGACCTGCCCAGGGTCCCACACG GCAATGCGGTCGAGGAGAACCAGAAGGTGAAAACCCAGTGGCCGCGGTCGGCGGACGAGCCAGGGGTCTATATGGCGCAGACAG GGGACCCCGCGGCGGAGGAATGGTCCCAGTGGAGCGTCTGCTCCCTGACGTGCGGGCAGGGCTCCCAGGTGCGGACGCGCTCCTGCGTCTCCTCGCCCTACGGGACGCTGTGCAGCGGGCTGCTCCGCGAGACGCGCACCTGCAATAACACGGCCACCTGCCCAG TTCACGGTGCGTGGCAAGAGTGGTCCCCATGGAGCCTGTGCTCGGTGACCTGCGGGCGAGGGGCCAGGACCAGGACGCGGCGCTGCGTGGCCCCGCGGCGCGGAGGGAAAGCCTGCGAGGGCCCCGAGCTGCAGGCCAAGCCCTGCAATATTGCGAGCTGCCCCG TGGAAGGGCAGTGGCTGGAGTGGGGCGCCTGGAGCCGCTGCTCCGTCACCTGCGCCAACGGCACGCAGCAGCGGACGCGCAAGTGCAGCGTCGCAGCCCACGGCTGGGCCGAGTGCCGGGGGGCCCACGCCGATGCCCGGGAATGCTCCAACCCCACGTGTCCCA CCGACAGCAAGTGGGGCCCCTGGAACCACTGGAGTCTCTGCTCCAAGACCTGCGACACCGGCTGGCAGCGCCGCTTCCGCATGTGTGAGGGCACCGGGGTGCAGGGCTACCCCTGCGAGGGCACCGGCGAGGAGGTGAAGACCTGCAACGAGAAGAAGTGCCCAG CCTACCACGAGATGTGCAAGGATGAGTACGTCATGCTGATGACTTGGAAGAAAACAGCTGCCGGGGAGATCATCTACAACAAATGTCCCCCCAACGCCACgg GGTCCGCCAGCCGCCGGTGCCTGCTGAGCCCCCACGGCGTTGCCTACTGGGGCGTGCCCAGCTTCGCCCGCTGCATCTCCCACGAGTACCGATACTTGCATCTCTCA CTGCGGGAGCACTTGGCCAAGGGGCAGCGGGTGCTGGCAGGTGAGGGAATGTCGCAGGTGGTGCGGAGCCTGCTGGAGCTCATGGCTCGCAAGACTTACTACAGCGGGGACCTGCTCTTCTCCGTGGAGATCCTGCGCAACGTCACCGACACCTTCAAGAGGGCCACCTACATCCCATCCTCTGAGGATGTGCAG CGCTTCTTCCAGGTGGTGAGCTACATGGTGGACGTGGAGAACCGGGACAAGTGGGAGGACGCCCAGCAG GTCTCGCCCGGATCTGTGCACCTCATGAAGGTGGTGGAGGACTTCATCCACCTGGTTGGGGATGCGCTGATGGCCTTCCAGAGCTCCCTCATCGTCACCGACAACCTGG TGATCAGCATCCAGAGGGAGCCTGTCTCCGCCGTCTCCAGCGACATCAACTTCCCCATGAAGGGGCGCCGGGGCATGAAGGATTGGGCCCGCAGCTCCGAGGACAAGCTCTTcatccccagggaggtgctCAGCCTCGCCTCCGCCG AAACCGATGAGTCGTCCTACTTCGTCATCGGAGCCGTCCTGTACCGCACACTGGGGCTGATCCTGCCCCCGCCCAG GACCCCCCTGGCCGTCACCTCCAAGGTGCTGATGGTCACCGTGCGCCCGCCGACCAAGCCCGCGGAGCCCCTGGTCCTGGTGGAGCTCTCCCACATCATCAAC GGCACGTCCCACCCGCAGTGCGTCACCTGGGACTACACGAGGAC GGATGCTGGCTTGGGAAACTGGGACACGGAGAGCTGCCAAACCCTGGAGACCCTCCCGGCACACACCAAATGCCAGTGCCGCCAGCTCGCCACCTTCGCCGTCCTCGCCCAGCTGCCCAGAGACCTG GCCATGGACCCGTCGGGCACCCCCTCCGTGCCGCTGATGATCGGCTGTGCCGTGTCCTGCATGGCCCTGCTGACCCTGCTGGTGATCTACGCCGCCTTCTGGAG GTTCATCAAGTCGGAGCGCTCCATCATCCTGCTCAACTTCTGCGTCTCCATCCTGGCTTCCAACATCCTCATCCTCGTGGGGCAGTCGCAGATGCTCAGCAAG GGCGTGTGCACCATGACGGCCGCCTTCCTCCACTTCTTCTTCCTCTCGTCCTTCTGCTGGGTGCTGACCGAGGCCTGGCAGTCCTACCTGGCGGTGATCGGCCGGATCCGGACACGCCTGGTCAGGAAGCGCTTCTTGTGCTTGGGATGGG GGTTGCCAGCCCTCGTGGTCGCAGTCTCTGTCGGCTTCACGCGGACCAAGGGCTATGGGACAGCGAGCTA ctgctggctcTCGCTGGAGGGTGGTTTGCTCTACGCCTTCGTGGGACCTGCCGCTGTCATCGTGCTG GTGAACATGCTGGTCGGCATCATCGTCTTCAACAAGCTCATGTCCCGCGACGGCATTTCAGATAAGTCCAAAAAGCAGCGAGCTGG GGCATCGCTGTGGAGCTCCTGCGTGGTCCTGCCTCTGCTGGCGCTGACCTGGATGTCGGCCGTGCTCGCCATGACCGACCGGCGCTCCATCCTCTTCCAGGTCCTCTTCGCCGTCTTCAACTCCGTCCAGGGCTTCGTCATCATCACCGTTCACGGGTTCCTGCGCCGAGAG GTCCAGGACGTGGTCAAGTGTCAGATGGGGGGTTGCAGGAGCGAGGAGAATGAGAACTCGCCCGACTCCTGCAAGAACGGCCAGGTCCAGATCCTG aCAGATTTTGAAAAGGACGTTGACCTGGCGTGTCAGACAG TGCTCTTCAAGGAGGTGAACACCTGCAACCCCGCCACCATCACGGGCACCTTGTCCCGCATCTCCCTGGACGGGGACGAAGACCCCAAGCTCAACACCACCTCGGAGGGTGGCCTGggcttctccagcctgcccggGAACATCCCTCCTGCCAGCATCCTGGTCCAGGTGCCCAAGATGACGCCCAACGTGGTGGCGGGTTTGAGCGAGCTGGGCGAGCCGCCGGCACAGCCGCTCAGCCTGGACACGCCAGGTCCCGTCTACCTGTGCACGGAGAGCAGCCTGCGGCCCGTGGAGTACGGCTGGCTGCGCGCCCCCGAGCCCCCGCGCGAGAGCGACTACATGGTGCTGCCGCGCCGGACCAGCAGCCTCAAACCCTTCCAGCGGGAAGAGGGCACCCTCGGTCCCAGCGCCGAGGAGGGGGTGCCCGGTGGGACGGGGCGCCCGGCGGCTGAGGGGGACGTCTACCCCGGCTTTGTGGCGGTGGATCACGTCAACGTGAACTTGAACCAGCCCTACGGGACAATGAAAGCGCCCTACGGGCTCCAGTTCAAGCAGCATCCCACCGTGCGGCAGATCCTGGCCTCGGAGCTGTCGGAGCGCAGCCGCACCATGCCCCGCACCGTCCCGGGCTCGGCCATGAAAGTGGGGTCCCTGGAG AGGAAGAGGTTGCGATATTCTGACCTGGACTTTGAg AAGGTGATGCACACGCGGAAACGCCACTCCGAGCTCTACCATGAGCTCAACCAGAAGTTTCACACACTGGACCGGTACCGGGCACCGGCTGCTGGCTCCTCCAAG CGAGAAAAGCGGTGGAGCGTCTCGTCGGGCGGCGGGGAGAAGAGCACGGCCAAC GATGCGGCCAgctctggggagcagcagccgcAGGCGCCGGCCGCGCCGCCAAAGCCATGGAGCACGTTCAAGGCGATGACCCTGGGCTCCCTGCCCAGCGCCCACCGGGACCGGCTGGAGCTGCGCTGCACGGACTGGGAGGTGCCCTGCGCTGGCCTGGATGCAGCCGACGGCGACTTCCAGACGGAGGTGTGA
- the ADGRB2 gene encoding adhesion G protein-coupled receptor B2 isoform X4: protein MTAAGPLLLAVISSLLWLTRSFDPAPSACSALASGVLYGSFSLKDLFPTISSGCSWTLENPDPTKYSLYLRFNREEQVCTHFSPMVLPLDHYLANYTCDPRGEATSPSPARQRPDHEEEEEEEAELELCEDAGPFTFLHFDKNFVQLCLAAEPEAAPRLLAPQALEFRFVEVLLINNNNSSQFTCSVLCRWLEECLQAPGARRCGFTHAGCSCQAESPPAPRRNGTRHAARTPAPPPSASDCCPTDLHSANANEFDLPRVPHGNAVEENQKVKTQWPRSADEPGVYMAQTGDPAAEEWSQWSVCSLTCGQGSQVRTRSCVSSPYGTLCSGLLRETRTCNNTATCPVEGQWLEWGAWSRCSVTCANGTQQRTRKCSVAAHGWAECRGAHADARECSNPTCPTDSKWGPWNHWSLCSKTCDTGWQRRFRMCEGTGVQGYPCEGTGEEVKTCNEKKCPAYHEMCKDEYVMLMTWKKTAAGEIIYNKCPPNATGSASRRCLLSPHGVAYWGVPSFARCISHEYRYLHLSLREHLAKGQRVLAGEGMSQVVRSLLELMARKTYYSGDLLFSVEILRNVTDTFKRATYIPSSEDVQRFFQVVSYMVDVENRDKWEDAQQVSPGSVHLMKVVEDFIHLVGDALMAFQSSLIVTDNLVISIQREPVSAVSSDINFPMKGRRGMKDWARSSEDKLFIPREVLSLASAETDESSYFVIGAVLYRTLGLILPPPRTPLAVTSKVLMVTVRPPTKPAEPLVLVELSHIINGTSHPQCVTWDYTRTDAGLGNWDTESCQTLETLPAHTKCQCRQLATFAVLAQLPRDLAMDPSGTPSVPLMIGCAVSCMALLTLLVIYAAFWRFIKSERSIILLNFCVSILASNILILVGQSQMLSKGVCTMTAAFLHFFFLSSFCWVLTEAWQSYLAVIGRIRTRLVRKRFLCLGWGLPALVVAVSVGFTRTKGYGTASYCWLSLEGGLLYAFVGPAAVIVLVNMLVGIIVFNKLMSRDGISDKSKKQRAGSKPPPCGNLLLKCTKCGVVSSAAMTSATASSAMASLWSSCVVLPLLALTWMSAVLAMTDRRSILFQVLFAVFNSVQGFVIITVHGFLRREVQDVVKCQMGGCRSEENENSPDSCKNGQVQILTDFEKDVDLACQTVLFKEVNTCNPATITGTLSRISLDGDEDPKLNTTSEGGLGFSSLPGNIPPASILVQVPKMTPNVVAGLSELGEPPAQPLSLDTPGPVYLCTESSLRPVEYGWLRAPEPPRESDYMVLPRRTSSLKPFQREEGTLGPSAEEGVPGGTGRPAAEGDVYPGFVAVDHVNVNLNQPYGTMKAPYGLQFKQHPTVRQILASELSERSRTMPRTVPGSAMKVGSLERKRLRYSDLDFEKVMHTRKRHSELYHELNQKFHTLDRYRAPAAGSSKREKRWSVSSGGGEKSTANDAASSGEQQPQAPAAPPKPWSTFKAMTLGSLPSAHRDRLELRCTDWEVPCAGLDAADGDFQTEV, encoded by the exons GCTTTGTGAGGACGCGGGGCCCTTCACCTTCCTGCATTTCGACAAGAACTTTGTGCAGCTCTGCCTGGCGGCCGAGCCTGAGGCGGCCCCTCGCCTCCTGGCTCCCCAGGCCCTGGAATTCCGTTTCGTGGAGGTGCTTCtcatcaacaacaacaactcCAGCCAGTTCACCTGCAGCGTGCTCTGCCGCTGGCTGGAGGAGTGTCTGCAGGCGCCTGGCGCCCGCCGCTGCGGCTTCACCCATGCCGGCTGCAGCTGCCAAGCGGAGAGCCCGCCGGCACCGCGGCGCAACGGCACGCGGCACGCTGCCCGcacgcccgccccgccgccctccGCCAGCGACTGCTGCCCCACCGACCTGCATTCTGCGAATGCCAACGAGTTCGACCTGCCCAGGGTCCCACACG GCAATGCGGTCGAGGAGAACCAGAAGGTGAAAACCCAGTGGCCGCGGTCGGCGGACGAGCCAGGGGTCTATATGGCGCAGACAG GGGACCCCGCGGCGGAGGAATGGTCCCAGTGGAGCGTCTGCTCCCTGACGTGCGGGCAGGGCTCCCAGGTGCGGACGCGCTCCTGCGTCTCCTCGCCCTACGGGACGCTGTGCAGCGGGCTGCTCCGCGAGACGCGCACCTGCAATAACACGGCCACCTGCCCAG TGGAAGGGCAGTGGCTGGAGTGGGGCGCCTGGAGCCGCTGCTCCGTCACCTGCGCCAACGGCACGCAGCAGCGGACGCGCAAGTGCAGCGTCGCAGCCCACGGCTGGGCCGAGTGCCGGGGGGCCCACGCCGATGCCCGGGAATGCTCCAACCCCACGTGTCCCA CCGACAGCAAGTGGGGCCCCTGGAACCACTGGAGTCTCTGCTCCAAGACCTGCGACACCGGCTGGCAGCGCCGCTTCCGCATGTGTGAGGGCACCGGGGTGCAGGGCTACCCCTGCGAGGGCACCGGCGAGGAGGTGAAGACCTGCAACGAGAAGAAGTGCCCAG CCTACCACGAGATGTGCAAGGATGAGTACGTCATGCTGATGACTTGGAAGAAAACAGCTGCCGGGGAGATCATCTACAACAAATGTCCCCCCAACGCCACgg GGTCCGCCAGCCGCCGGTGCCTGCTGAGCCCCCACGGCGTTGCCTACTGGGGCGTGCCCAGCTTCGCCCGCTGCATCTCCCACGAGTACCGATACTTGCATCTCTCA CTGCGGGAGCACTTGGCCAAGGGGCAGCGGGTGCTGGCAGGTGAGGGAATGTCGCAGGTGGTGCGGAGCCTGCTGGAGCTCATGGCTCGCAAGACTTACTACAGCGGGGACCTGCTCTTCTCCGTGGAGATCCTGCGCAACGTCACCGACACCTTCAAGAGGGCCACCTACATCCCATCCTCTGAGGATGTGCAG CGCTTCTTCCAGGTGGTGAGCTACATGGTGGACGTGGAGAACCGGGACAAGTGGGAGGACGCCCAGCAG GTCTCGCCCGGATCTGTGCACCTCATGAAGGTGGTGGAGGACTTCATCCACCTGGTTGGGGATGCGCTGATGGCCTTCCAGAGCTCCCTCATCGTCACCGACAACCTGG TGATCAGCATCCAGAGGGAGCCTGTCTCCGCCGTCTCCAGCGACATCAACTTCCCCATGAAGGGGCGCCGGGGCATGAAGGATTGGGCCCGCAGCTCCGAGGACAAGCTCTTcatccccagggaggtgctCAGCCTCGCCTCCGCCG AAACCGATGAGTCGTCCTACTTCGTCATCGGAGCCGTCCTGTACCGCACACTGGGGCTGATCCTGCCCCCGCCCAG GACCCCCCTGGCCGTCACCTCCAAGGTGCTGATGGTCACCGTGCGCCCGCCGACCAAGCCCGCGGAGCCCCTGGTCCTGGTGGAGCTCTCCCACATCATCAAC GGCACGTCCCACCCGCAGTGCGTCACCTGGGACTACACGAGGAC GGATGCTGGCTTGGGAAACTGGGACACGGAGAGCTGCCAAACCCTGGAGACCCTCCCGGCACACACCAAATGCCAGTGCCGCCAGCTCGCCACCTTCGCCGTCCTCGCCCAGCTGCCCAGAGACCTG GCCATGGACCCGTCGGGCACCCCCTCCGTGCCGCTGATGATCGGCTGTGCCGTGTCCTGCATGGCCCTGCTGACCCTGCTGGTGATCTACGCCGCCTTCTGGAG GTTCATCAAGTCGGAGCGCTCCATCATCCTGCTCAACTTCTGCGTCTCCATCCTGGCTTCCAACATCCTCATCCTCGTGGGGCAGTCGCAGATGCTCAGCAAG GGCGTGTGCACCATGACGGCCGCCTTCCTCCACTTCTTCTTCCTCTCGTCCTTCTGCTGGGTGCTGACCGAGGCCTGGCAGTCCTACCTGGCGGTGATCGGCCGGATCCGGACACGCCTGGTCAGGAAGCGCTTCTTGTGCTTGGGATGGG GGTTGCCAGCCCTCGTGGTCGCAGTCTCTGTCGGCTTCACGCGGACCAAGGGCTATGGGACAGCGAGCTA ctgctggctcTCGCTGGAGGGTGGTTTGCTCTACGCCTTCGTGGGACCTGCCGCTGTCATCGTGCTG GTGAACATGCTGGTCGGCATCATCGTCTTCAACAAGCTCATGTCCCGCGACGGCATTTCAGATAAGTCCAAAAAGCAGCGAGCTGG CTCCAAGCCCCCGCCCTGCGGCAACCTGCTGCTGAAATGCACCAAGTGCGGCGTGGTGTCCAGCGCGGCCATGACCTCCGCCACCGCCAGCAGTGCCAT GGCATCGCTGTGGAGCTCCTGCGTGGTCCTGCCTCTGCTGGCGCTGACCTGGATGTCGGCCGTGCTCGCCATGACCGACCGGCGCTCCATCCTCTTCCAGGTCCTCTTCGCCGTCTTCAACTCCGTCCAGGGCTTCGTCATCATCACCGTTCACGGGTTCCTGCGCCGAGAG GTCCAGGACGTGGTCAAGTGTCAGATGGGGGGTTGCAGGAGCGAGGAGAATGAGAACTCGCCCGACTCCTGCAAGAACGGCCAGGTCCAGATCCTG aCAGATTTTGAAAAGGACGTTGACCTGGCGTGTCAGACAG TGCTCTTCAAGGAGGTGAACACCTGCAACCCCGCCACCATCACGGGCACCTTGTCCCGCATCTCCCTGGACGGGGACGAAGACCCCAAGCTCAACACCACCTCGGAGGGTGGCCTGggcttctccagcctgcccggGAACATCCCTCCTGCCAGCATCCTGGTCCAGGTGCCCAAGATGACGCCCAACGTGGTGGCGGGTTTGAGCGAGCTGGGCGAGCCGCCGGCACAGCCGCTCAGCCTGGACACGCCAGGTCCCGTCTACCTGTGCACGGAGAGCAGCCTGCGGCCCGTGGAGTACGGCTGGCTGCGCGCCCCCGAGCCCCCGCGCGAGAGCGACTACATGGTGCTGCCGCGCCGGACCAGCAGCCTCAAACCCTTCCAGCGGGAAGAGGGCACCCTCGGTCCCAGCGCCGAGGAGGGGGTGCCCGGTGGGACGGGGCGCCCGGCGGCTGAGGGGGACGTCTACCCCGGCTTTGTGGCGGTGGATCACGTCAACGTGAACTTGAACCAGCCCTACGGGACAATGAAAGCGCCCTACGGGCTCCAGTTCAAGCAGCATCCCACCGTGCGGCAGATCCTGGCCTCGGAGCTGTCGGAGCGCAGCCGCACCATGCCCCGCACCGTCCCGGGCTCGGCCATGAAAGTGGGGTCCCTGGAG AGGAAGAGGTTGCGATATTCTGACCTGGACTTTGAg AAGGTGATGCACACGCGGAAACGCCACTCCGAGCTCTACCATGAGCTCAACCAGAAGTTTCACACACTGGACCGGTACCGGGCACCGGCTGCTGGCTCCTCCAAG CGAGAAAAGCGGTGGAGCGTCTCGTCGGGCGGCGGGGAGAAGAGCACGGCCAAC GATGCGGCCAgctctggggagcagcagccgcAGGCGCCGGCCGCGCCGCCAAAGCCATGGAGCACGTTCAAGGCGATGACCCTGGGCTCCCTGCCCAGCGCCCACCGGGACCGGCTGGAGCTGCGCTGCACGGACTGGGAGGTGCCCTGCGCTGGCCTGGATGCAGCCGACGGCGACTTCCAGACGGAGGTGTGA